A portion of the Blautia hansenii DSM 20583 genome contains these proteins:
- a CDS encoding cation transporter, with the protein MKKTYNIEVDCANCANLMEDATKKTEGVASATVNFMTQKMIVEFEEGQDPKKVMKNVLKACKKVESDCEIEL; encoded by the coding sequence ATGAAGAAGACTTACAATATCGAAGTAGACTGTGCAAACTGTGCAAATTTAATGGAAGATGCAACAAAGAAGACAGAGGGCGTTGCTTCCGCAACTGTAAATTTCATGACACAGAAGATGATTGTGGAATTTGAGGAAGGACAGGATCCGAAAAAGGTTATGAAAAATGTTTTAAAGGCTTGCAAAAAAGTAGAGTCAGACTGTGAAATTGAACTTTAA
- a CDS encoding YhgE/Pip domain-containing protein gives MRNIWKIFIGDLKKIKKNAIAWIVILGLSVVPSLYAWFNIAASWDPYSNTGSLKVAVANVDAGYEGELLPISINLGEQVVSGLRENNQLDWVFTDSQKAVEGVKSGKYYAAIVIPETFSNDMMSLFSDDVEHSDILYYLNEKENAIAPKVTDKGAGAVRKQIAELFTKTISQVGLQLMDSLSSMMSKEDSQEMIGRVHENITEIADSLLAASGTIKAFSNMTDSMGNTLESTSSFLKQTGSNADTNLSLLTDTGKSVKSLKDALSGTTDSVNDVLAAGSDVYQAVSEQVDETFSSLSQDAAAAGQSLNGLAGQIQTIIDRYAAFRDSLQGISDSLPEVFPHIKEQLGTVIGKLNASIAQQEAVRDKLNEAADKISQSVSDAGNYQSELKELAKQSAQQIQNVQTDYEKNVKGNLDQLFQTLSNTNKDVSLILSKLDEGAQGIEDLSGSAASDLGKLKTALDTSASLLDEASGRMNDVLQKLSEAAENGNLEILKDVLRNGPDTVSSFLASPVKMETKSIYPVENYGSAMAPFYSTLSIWVGGIVLVAMMKVTLSEERKKKLHHVKNYQIYFGRYLLFFIMGLIQSGLICLGDLFFLGIQCEHPFLFVLSGWLTSIVYVNIIYTLTVSFGDVGKAICVILLVIQVAGSGGTFPIEMAPAFFRKVYEFLPFTHSMGAMREAIAGLYENAYVRELGTLGLFLIFSLFLGLVLRKPVIRLNEMFTEKLEETKLM, from the coding sequence ATGAGAAATATATGGAAAATCTTCATAGGAGACCTGAAGAAAATCAAAAAAAATGCCATTGCATGGATTGTTATTCTGGGACTTAGCGTTGTTCCATCTCTTTATGCGTGGTTTAATATTGCTGCCAGTTGGGACCCTTACAGTAATACAGGAAGTCTGAAGGTGGCAGTTGCCAACGTAGATGCAGGATATGAGGGTGAATTGCTTCCGATTAGTATCAATCTGGGTGAGCAGGTAGTTTCAGGACTTCGTGAGAATAATCAGCTGGATTGGGTATTTACAGATTCTCAAAAAGCAGTGGAAGGTGTAAAATCCGGAAAATATTATGCAGCCATTGTGATACCGGAGACTTTCAGTAATGATATGATGAGTCTTTTTTCTGATGATGTAGAACATTCTGATATTTTATATTACTTAAATGAAAAGGAAAATGCTATTGCTCCGAAAGTAACAGATAAAGGTGCAGGAGCTGTACGAAAGCAGATTGCAGAATTATTTACAAAAACAATTTCTCAGGTGGGATTACAGCTCATGGATAGCCTTTCTTCTATGATGAGTAAGGAAGATTCTCAGGAAATGATTGGAAGAGTACATGAAAATATTACAGAGATTGCAGATAGTCTTTTAGCTGCGTCAGGTACTATAAAGGCTTTTTCTAATATGACAGACTCTATGGGAAATACACTGGAATCCACATCTTCTTTTTTAAAACAGACAGGAAGTAATGCAGATACCAATTTATCGCTTCTTACAGATACAGGAAAAAGCGTTAAGAGCTTAAAAGATGCTTTATCAGGTACTACGGACAGTGTGAATGATGTGTTGGCGGCAGGCAGTGATGTTTATCAAGCAGTGTCGGAACAGGTGGATGAGACATTTTCATCTTTGTCACAGGATGCTGCAGCAGCGGGACAGAGTTTAAACGGGCTGGCAGGGCAGATACAGACAATTATTGACCGATATGCTGCTTTTCGTGACAGCCTGCAAGGCATCAGCGACTCCCTGCCGGAAGTCTTTCCGCATATAAAGGAACAGCTTGGCACAGTTATTGGAAAATTAAACGCTTCTATTGCACAGCAGGAAGCTGTGAGAGATAAATTGAATGAGGCAGCGGATAAAATTTCTCAGTCTGTTTCAGATGCAGGTAATTATCAGAGCGAATTAAAAGAGCTTGCAAAGCAAAGTGCACAGCAAATTCAGAATGTGCAGACAGATTATGAGAAGAACGTAAAGGGGAATTTAGACCAGCTGTTTCAGACACTCAGTAACACCAATAAAGATGTGTCTTTGATTTTATCAAAATTAGATGAGGGAGCACAGGGGATTGAAGATTTGTCAGGCTCCGCAGCTTCTGATTTGGGAAAATTAAAAACAGCTTTGGATACTTCGGCTTCTTTGCTGGATGAAGCTTCTGGTAGAATGAATGATGTTTTACAGAAACTTTCAGAAGCGGCAGAGAACGGAAATCTGGAAATATTAAAGGATGTTCTGAGAAATGGCCCTGATACAGTGAGTTCTTTTCTTGCTTCACCAGTGAAAATGGAAACAAAAAGTATATATCCGGTAGAGAATTACGGTTCGGCTATGGCGCCGTTTTATTCTACCTTGTCTATTTGGGTTGGTGGTATCGTATTAGTTGCTATGATGAAAGTAACTCTGTCAGAGGAGAGAAAGAAAAAACTTCATCATGTAAAAAATTATCAGATTTACTTTGGCAGATATTTGCTGTTTTTTATTATGGGGCTCATTCAAAGCGGTTTAATCTGTCTGGGAGATTTATTCTTTCTGGGTATTCAATGTGAGCATCCGTTTTTATTTGTATTGTCAGGCTGGCTTACCAGTATCGTGTATGTAAATATTATTTATACCCTGACAGTTTCTTTCGGCGATGTGGGAAAAGCAATCTGTGTTATTTTACTGGTTATTCAGGTGGCAGGTTCCGGCGGAACTTTCCCAATAGAAATGGCGCCGGCATTCTTCCGAAAAGTATATGAGTTCCTGCCCTTTACCCATAGTATGGGAGCAATGAGGGAGGCAATAGCCGGTTTGTACGAAAATGCTTATGTAAGAGAATTAGGAACGTTGGGACTGTTTTTGATTTTTTCTCTGTTCTTGGGATTGGTACTTCGTAAGCCTGTTATTCGGTTAAATGAAATGTTTACGGAGAAATTGGAAGAAACAAAATTGATGTAA
- a CDS encoding alpha-amylase family glycosyl hydrolase codes for MMAWYEEAVFYHIYPIGMTGAPRENKGEEVVHRFEELDKWLPHIADLGCTAIYIGPLFESSTHGYDTKDYKVVDRRLGDNEDFKRFVRKAHEAGIRVVVDGVFNHTGREFFAFQDIQKNREQSPYCSWYKGVNFGWNSPYNDGFGYEAWRNCFELVNLNLWEPAVREYLLGVIDFWIDTFDIDGIRLDCADCLEFSFMEEMRKRTREKKEDFWLMGEVIHGDYSRYIQDGQKMLHSVTNYELHKGLYSGHNDHNYFEIAHTIRREFDENGGIYKGMKLYSFVDNHDVDRIISKIQVKDHIFPIYTLLFTLPGIPSIYYGSEWGIEGRKEGGNDDPLRPAVEIEEALNKEKDSKIMQHVKWLGNLHKKYTDCLAYGRYRELLLTNRQYAFVRFTQEQGLVVAVNNDEQEVNISIPVPFENKRYINLETEEQIPVEGGRICLTMKAAGSTFIEIRE; via the coding sequence ATTATGGCATGGTATGAAGAGGCAGTGTTTTATCATATTTATCCTATTGGCATGACAGGTGCGCCTAGAGAAAATAAGGGAGAAGAGGTAGTACACAGGTTTGAAGAACTGGACAAATGGCTTCCTCATATTGCAGATTTAGGTTGCACTGCTATTTATATAGGACCGTTGTTTGAATCCAGTACCCATGGATATGATACAAAGGATTATAAGGTTGTGGATCGTAGATTAGGAGATAATGAGGATTTCAAACGCTTTGTCAGAAAGGCTCACGAGGCAGGCATTCGGGTTGTAGTAGACGGTGTATTTAATCACACGGGAAGAGAATTTTTTGCCTTTCAGGATATACAGAAAAACAGAGAGCAGTCACCATACTGTAGTTGGTACAAGGGTGTTAATTTTGGCTGGAATAGTCCTTATAATGACGGATTTGGTTATGAGGCATGGAGAAATTGCTTTGAACTGGTGAATTTGAATTTATGGGAGCCGGCTGTGCGGGAATATCTTCTTGGAGTTATTGATTTCTGGATTGATACTTTTGATATTGACGGTATTCGTTTAGACTGTGCAGATTGCCTGGAATTTTCTTTCATGGAAGAGATGAGAAAGAGAACCCGTGAGAAAAAGGAAGATTTCTGGCTTATGGGCGAGGTCATTCATGGAGATTACAGCCGTTATATTCAGGATGGGCAAAAAATGCTTCACAGTGTTACAAATTATGAATTGCATAAGGGGCTTTATTCAGGACATAATGATCACAATTATTTTGAGATTGCGCATACAATTCGCCGAGAATTTGATGAAAACGGTGGGATTTATAAAGGTATGAAGTTATATTCCTTTGTGGACAATCACGATGTAGACAGAATTATCAGTAAAATTCAGGTAAAAGACCACATTTTTCCTATTTATACACTGCTGTTTACACTTCCCGGAATTCCTTCTATTTATTATGGCTCCGAATGGGGAATTGAAGGACGCAAGGAGGGTGGAAATGACGATCCACTGCGTCCGGCAGTAGAGATTGAAGAGGCTTTAAATAAGGAAAAAGATTCTAAGATTATGCAGCATGTGAAATGGCTGGGAAATCTGCATAAGAAATATACAGATTGTCTTGCTTATGGAAGATATCGGGAACTACTGCTGACAAACAGGCAATATGCTTTTGTCAGATTTACTCAGGAGCAGGGGCTTGTTGTGGCAGTAAATAATGATGAGCAGGAAGTGAATATAAGTATTCCGGTTCCATTTGAGAATAAGAGGTATATCAATCTGGAAACAGAAGAACAGATACCTGTGGAAGGCGGCAGGATTTGCCTTACTATGAAAGCAGCAGGAAGCACTTTTATAGAAATAAGAGAATAA
- a CDS encoding YhgE/Pip domain-containing protein: MKRAFEIFRRDVNRLSHNMVAMIVTIGVCLIPSLYAWFNIAANYDPYANTGNIKIAVANADKGTENELIGELNVGEEIVQNLKKNDSLGWKFTDEKKAVQGVKSGKYYAAIVIPEDFSSSFVSILSGDMKQPQFEYYLNEKKNAIAPKVTGTGASTIQEQVNEEFIAAAAGSVSKILGQTAEQMGTQVDTVQESLIAKMQTAEENLEEYQVVLENLNKTIDGSDDLINGTQETLDALKSAVASGAKSMNNGTDILASVRNSVGALSVGLSDGLTQGADALSGISSAVGTDLGKLNEKVQNVNEKIGNTITSMQDLISKNEEILTVLRELDNQVPGNPLSEIIEKLETENQRHKEILKNLQTGNNSIGNAVNTSVQGLNQIASVIQDGQKNLQTSRASFEKNVLPSLNQSLDSFAQLSGKVSGVLAGVEPSAEQLKNVTGDLKQTLSDTKTAMESTKEALDDVQKKLNTAITDLGALQSSDIYLSLKELTKKDTGEVAEFMHSPVQLETKSFYRVENYGSAMAPFYTNLAIWVGGIVLIAIFKMEVDKDEKIKSFTVTQGYFGRWILYITTGLIQALIICLGDIYLLKIQCKNPAAFIFAGLFASFVYVNLIYALSITFKHIGKALSVILVILQIPGSAGTYPIEMTPAFFQFVHPLLPFTYGINAMREAIAGIYGMHYWKNILCLAVFLPIALGIGLLLRPHLLNLNYLFDRKLAETDLMICEEEGMQREKISLSTAVKILAGQDEFRKTLNDKIEKFQSGYRKKIRVGFLAIVVIPIIFLILMFSIDSKMVFLVLWIASIILIALYLIVVEYIHESLKRKKRLSEMSDEVLLKEVKENTQRGEGEQ, encoded by the coding sequence ATGAAGAGGGCATTTGAAATTTTTAGAAGAGATGTCAATCGATTATCCCATAATATGGTAGCAATGATTGTTACCATTGGTGTATGTCTGATACCATCTCTATACGCATGGTTTAATATTGCAGCAAATTATGATCCTTATGCAAATACAGGAAACATTAAGATTGCAGTGGCAAATGCAGATAAGGGTACGGAAAATGAGTTGATAGGAGAACTAAATGTAGGGGAGGAAATTGTCCAAAATTTAAAGAAAAATGATAGTTTAGGTTGGAAATTTACAGATGAAAAGAAGGCGGTGCAGGGGGTAAAGTCGGGAAAATATTATGCGGCTATTGTGATACCTGAGGATTTTAGTTCTTCTTTTGTGAGTATTCTTTCCGGTGATATGAAGCAGCCTCAGTTTGAATATTACTTAAATGAAAAGAAAAATGCCATTGCCCCTAAGGTTACAGGTACAGGTGCGTCTACGATTCAAGAGCAGGTAAATGAAGAATTTATTGCTGCAGCGGCAGGCTCTGTTTCTAAAATTTTGGGACAGACAGCAGAGCAGATGGGTACACAGGTTGACACAGTGCAGGAAAGTCTGATTGCAAAAATGCAGACAGCAGAGGAAAATCTGGAAGAATATCAGGTGGTTTTAGAAAATTTAAATAAAACTATTGATGGAAGTGATGATTTAATAAATGGAACTCAGGAAACGCTGGATGCTCTGAAAAGTGCGGTAGCATCGGGAGCAAAATCTATGAATAATGGAACAGATATTTTAGCTTCCGTGAGAAATAGCGTAGGTGCATTAAGCGTCGGTTTATCTGATGGTCTTACGCAGGGAGCAGATGCGTTGTCCGGTATCAGCAGTGCAGTGGGAACAGACCTTGGAAAGTTGAATGAGAAAGTACAGAATGTAAATGAGAAGATTGGAAATACCATTACATCTATGCAGGATTTAATTTCAAAAAACGAGGAAATTCTGACAGTTCTTAGAGAACTTGATAATCAAGTTCCAGGAAATCCGTTGTCTGAAATCATAGAAAAGCTGGAAACAGAAAATCAGAGACATAAAGAGATATTGAAAAATCTTCAGACAGGGAACAATAGTATAGGGAATGCCGTAAATACATCTGTTCAAGGATTAAATCAGATTGCTTCGGTTATTCAGGACGGACAGAAAAATCTCCAGACTTCCAGAGCTTCTTTTGAGAAAAATGTGCTTCCTTCCTTAAATCAATCTTTAGATTCTTTTGCACAGCTTTCAGGAAAGGTTTCGGGAGTTCTTGCCGGAGTAGAGCCCTCCGCAGAACAGCTTAAAAATGTAACGGGGGATTTGAAACAGACGTTAAGTGATACAAAAACAGCCATGGAGAGTACCAAAGAGGCTCTTGATGATGTGCAGAAAAAACTGAATACTGCTATTACAGATTTGGGGGCGCTACAAAGCTCAGATATTTACCTGAGTTTAAAAGAGCTGACAAAAAAAGATACAGGAGAAGTAGCTGAATTTATGCATTCTCCGGTACAGTTGGAAACGAAGAGCTTTTATCGTGTGGAAAATTATGGTTCAGCTATGGCACCTTTTTATACAAATCTGGCAATCTGGGTAGGCGGTATTGTTTTAATCGCTATTTTTAAGATGGAAGTAGATAAAGATGAGAAGATTAAAAGCTTTACAGTAACACAAGGATATTTTGGAAGATGGATTTTATACATAACAACAGGTTTGATACAGGCGCTTATTATTTGTCTTGGAGATATCTACCTTTTGAAAATACAGTGTAAAAATCCGGCGGCCTTTATATTTGCAGGTTTATTTGCTTCTTTTGTATATGTTAATTTGATTTATGCATTGTCTATTACTTTTAAACATATTGGAAAAGCCTTGAGTGTTATTTTAGTCATTCTCCAAATTCCGGGCTCTGCGGGCACGTATCCCATTGAAATGACACCGGCATTTTTTCAGTTTGTTCATCCTCTTTTGCCATTTACATACGGGATTAATGCTATGAGAGAAGCAATTGCAGGGATTTATGGTATGCATTACTGGAAAAATATTCTTTGTCTGGCAGTGTTTTTACCGATTGCTTTGGGAATAGGTCTTCTTTTAAGACCGCATCTTTTGAACTTGAACTATTTGTTTGACCGTAAGCTGGCTGAAACAGATTTGATGATTTGTGAAGAAGAGGGGATGCAAAGAGAAAAAATCAGTTTGTCAACAGCAGTGAAAATTTTAGCCGGGCAGGATGAATTTCGTAAAACCTTAAATGATAAGATTGAAAAATTTCAGTCTGGTTATCGTAAGAAGATACGCGTAGGATTTCTTGCAATTGTTGTCATTCCTATTATTTTTCTCATACTTATGTTTAGTATTGATTCTAAAATGGTATTTTTGGTATTGTGGATTGCCTCAATTATACTAATCGCCTTATATTTGATTGTTGTGGAATACATCCATGAAAGCTTAAAAAGAAAGAAACGTTTAAGTGAGATGTCGGATGAGGTGCTTTTGAAAGAAGTAAAAGAAAATACCCAGAGAGGAGAAGGGGAACAATGA
- a CDS encoding heavy metal translocating P-type ATPase, translated as MNKKQKKMLIRIIIAAVMVIVLNFIPTTGILRLALYLAAYLIIGYDILKKAGKGILNRRVFDENFLMAVATVGAFALAIYSKSGDYNEAIAVMLFYQIGELFQSYAVGKSRRNISALMDIRPDYANVERDGKLEKVDPDEVEIDSMIVVQPGEKIPLDGIVMEGSSSLNTSALTGESLPRDVKQGDEIISGCINLNGVLKIKTTKEFGESTVSKILELVENSSSRKSKSENFISKFAKVYTPAVCYGALALAILPSLVQVLFLGQTAQWGVWVYRALTFLVISCPCALVISIPLSFFAGIGGASKEGVLIKGSNYMETLSQAKYVVFDKTGTLTQGVFEVSGVHHNEMENKKLLEYAALAECASSHPISKSLQRAYGKEIDRSRVSDIQEISGHGIIAKVDGREVAAGNSKLMKKLNVKYQDCHKVGTIIHVAIDGKYEGHIVISDIVKEHAKEAIARLKKAGVKKTVMLTGDAQPVAEQVAQSLGIDEVYAELLPGDKVTKVEELLAAKSEKEKLAFVGDGINDAPVLTRADIGIAMGAMGSDAAIEAADVVLMDDDPLKISKAIRISGKCLSIVYQNIILALVIKFGCLALGAVGIANMWFAIFADVGVMIIAVLNAIRTLRVHNL; from the coding sequence ATGAATAAAAAGCAGAAGAAAATGCTAATCAGAATTATTATTGCAGCGGTTATGGTAATTGTTTTGAATTTCATACCTACAACAGGAATATTGAGATTAGCTCTTTATCTGGCGGCATATCTGATTATTGGATATGATATTTTGAAAAAAGCCGGAAAAGGTATTCTGAACAGACGTGTTTTTGATGAAAATTTCTTAATGGCAGTGGCTACTGTTGGAGCATTTGCGTTGGCAATTTATTCCAAAAGCGGAGATTATAATGAAGCCATTGCAGTTATGTTGTTTTACCAGATAGGTGAATTATTCCAGAGCTATGCAGTTGGAAAAAGTCGCAGAAATATCAGCGCATTGATGGATATTCGTCCTGACTATGCCAATGTAGAGCGAGACGGAAAGCTGGAAAAAGTAGATCCGGACGAAGTGGAAATCGATAGCATGATTGTAGTTCAGCCGGGAGAAAAAATTCCTTTAGACGGAATTGTTATGGAGGGAAGCTCTAGTCTAAATACCAGTGCTTTGACAGGTGAAAGCCTTCCTCGTGATGTAAAGCAGGGAGACGAGATTATCAGCGGATGTATCAACTTAAACGGCGTTCTGAAAATAAAGACAACAAAAGAATTTGGAGAGTCTACGGTATCAAAGATTTTGGAGCTTGTGGAAAATTCCAGTTCCAGAAAATCAAAATCCGAGAATTTTATTTCCAAATTTGCCAAAGTATATACACCGGCAGTTTGCTATGGCGCTTTAGCATTGGCAATCCTTCCGTCGTTGGTACAAGTGCTGTTCTTGGGACAGACAGCCCAGTGGGGCGTTTGGGTTTATCGTGCATTAACATTCCTTGTTATCAGTTGTCCTTGTGCTTTGGTAATTAGTATTCCGCTTAGCTTTTTTGCAGGAATTGGCGGGGCAAGTAAGGAAGGTGTCTTGATTAAAGGCTCTAACTATATGGAAACCTTGTCTCAGGCAAAATATGTGGTCTTTGACAAAACAGGTACTTTGACACAAGGTGTCTTTGAAGTCAGTGGTGTGCACCATAATGAGATGGAAAATAAGAAACTACTGGAATATGCGGCATTGGCAGAATGTGCTTCTTCTCATCCAATCAGCAAGAGCCTTCAGAGAGCTTACGGTAAAGAAATTGACAGAAGCAGAGTTTCCGATATTCAGGAAATAAGCGGTCACGGAATAATTGCAAAAGTAGACGGAAGAGAAGTTGCAGCAGGAAACAGCAAGCTGATGAAGAAATTAAATGTGAAATATCAGGATTGTCATAAGGTGGGAACGATTATCCATGTGGCAATAGACGGAAAATATGAAGGACATATTGTGATTTCTGACATTGTAAAGGAACATGCAAAAGAGGCGATTGCACGACTGAAAAAAGCGGGAGTAAAGAAGACTGTTATGCTTACCGGAGACGCACAGCCTGTGGCGGAGCAGGTTGCGCAGTCGCTGGGAATTGATGAGGTTTATGCAGAATTGCTTCCGGGAGATAAGGTAACAAAGGTAGAGGAGCTGCTGGCAGCCAAGTCTGAAAAGGAAAAACTGGCATTTGTAGGTGATGGCATTAACGATGCGCCGGTTCTTACACGGGCAGATATCGGAATTGCTATGGGAGCTATGGGCTCAGACGCAGCTATTGAGGCAGCAGATGTGGTTCTAATGGATGATGATCCTTTAAAGATTTCCAAAGCTATCAGAATTTCCGGAAAATGCCTTAGTATTGTATATCAGAACATTATTTTGGCTTTAGTGATTAAATTTGGCTGTCTGGCGCTTGGCGCTGTGGGAATTGCCAACATGTGGTTTGCTATTTTTGCAGATGTCGGCGTTATGATTATTGCTGTTTTAAATGCAATTCGTACGCTCAGAGTGCATAATTTATAA
- a CDS encoding sensor histidine kinase, whose protein sequence is MKFRYKVTLCMISMIAFIFGIGGTFLLYSSFQSSINREKISAIKSFDMVIHTFSLLSQETTWTTASEISKDFGKIVEQNDLFVAISLHKDKELIYKSSDFVNDMEEMCDKADYRNVAYKIIRSENQYYIQLCSVIKVENADLYIDALYDITKVYEQREELQKLYIAVFLFVVTCSAVFSYILSYFLTKPISRLKKIVSSITQGNYDLRSDIHTNDEIEELSVEFDRMTDTLVDKMEELNAAVDRQNQFIANFTHELKTPMTSMIGYADLLRRQNLSQEEQTDAANYIYSESKRLERLSIKLLELIAAGNKEQELTIQNPAYLIENVVKHYVPYFQENGIEIEKKCEAGNCMLEPDLFVSLVVNLLENARRAMENGGVIKIVLSMKKDGCDLLIQDTGCGIPKDKLVHITEAFYRIDKARSRSFGGAGLGLSLCDRIAKIHNGSLSIESEVGVGTVVKVQIRGGRI, encoded by the coding sequence ATGAAGTTTCGATATAAAGTGACTTTGTGTATGATTTCCATGATTGCGTTTATTTTTGGAATTGGTGGTACATTTCTTTTATACAGTTCCTTTCAAAGCTCTATAAATCGTGAAAAGATATCTGCAATAAAATCATTTGACATGGTTATTCATACATTTTCTCTGCTTAGTCAGGAAACTACTTGGACGACAGCAAGTGAGATTTCTAAGGATTTTGGGAAGATTGTGGAACAAAATGATTTGTTTGTTGCTATAAGTCTGCATAAAGACAAAGAACTTATATATAAAAGTAGTGATTTTGTGAATGATATGGAAGAAATGTGTGATAAAGCAGATTACAGAAATGTAGCATATAAGATTATCCGTAGTGAAAATCAGTACTATATTCAGCTTTGTTCAGTGATTAAAGTGGAAAATGCAGACTTATATATAGATGCTTTATATGACATCACAAAAGTATACGAGCAAAGAGAGGAATTGCAGAAACTTTATATAGCGGTTTTTCTTTTTGTAGTGACCTGCAGCGCAGTTTTCTCTTATATTTTATCATATTTTTTAACAAAACCCATAAGCAGGCTGAAGAAAATCGTTTCCAGTATTACACAAGGGAACTATGATTTGAGAAGTGATATTCATACAAACGATGAGATAGAAGAACTTTCAGTAGAATTTGACCGTATGACAGATACGCTTGTTGACAAAATGGAGGAATTAAATGCGGCGGTGGACAGACAGAATCAGTTTATTGCAAATTTTACACATGAACTGAAAACGCCAATGACATCTATGATTGGATATGCAGATTTGTTGAGACGTCAGAATTTAAGTCAGGAGGAGCAGACAGACGCTGCAAACTATATATATTCTGAAAGTAAACGATTGGAGAGGCTGTCTATAAAGCTTCTTGAACTCATTGCCGCAGGTAATAAAGAGCAGGAGCTGACAATTCAAAACCCGGCATATTTGATAGAAAATGTGGTGAAGCATTATGTACCATATTTTCAAGAAAATGGGATAGAGATAGAGAAAAAATGTGAGGCTGGTAATTGTATGCTGGAACCGGATCTTTTTGTCTCTCTGGTTGTAAATCTCTTAGAAAATGCCAGACGTGCTATGGAAAATGGTGGTGTTATCAAAATAGTACTTTCCATGAAAAAAGATGGTTGCGATTTGCTCATTCAGGACACCGGATGTGGTATTCCAAAAGATAAACTGGTGCATATAACAGAAGCCTTTTATCGTATAGATAAAGCCAGAAGCCGTAGCTTTGGAGGTGCCGGACTGGGGCTGTCACTTTGTGATCGGATAGCAAAAATTCATAACGGAAGTCTTTCAATAGAAAGTGAAGTGGGTGTTGGAACAGTGGTGAAAGTGCAGATACGGGGAGGCAGAATATGA
- a CDS encoding M15 family metallopeptidase: MVGVLMSEIMVCVICVIVAAGIVRTSVSAEGKILYKHNNSKKINQNNDDLKNDSSTDAGTKWNLILVNSSHKLDQSYAENISLTQLRNGQSIDSRCYPELQQMMDDCRAQGYSPIICSSYRTHEKQQELFNQQIQIYMKDGMDRQEAEEKTAKSVAIPGTSEHELGLAVDITDIAEQKIVSGMEEQPVQQWLMKNCWKYGFILRYPEDKADITGIVYEPWHYRYVGKEAAKYIYSNQITLEEYCYHH; the protein is encoded by the coding sequence ATGGTAGGTGTATTGATGAGCGAAATTATGGTATGTGTGATTTGTGTCATAGTTGCAGCAGGAATTGTCAGAACAAGCGTCTCGGCAGAGGGAAAAATTTTATATAAACATAACAATTCTAAAAAAATTAATCAGAATAATGATGATTTGAAAAATGATTCATCAACAGATGCGGGCACGAAGTGGAACTTAATTTTAGTAAATAGTTCGCACAAGCTGGATCAATCTTATGCCGAAAATATATCTCTTACACAGCTTAGAAACGGGCAGAGTATTGATTCCAGATGTTATCCTGAATTGCAGCAGATGATGGATGATTGCCGTGCGCAGGGATATTCACCAATTATTTGTTCTTCCTATCGGACTCATGAAAAACAACAGGAACTTTTTAACCAGCAAATTCAGATATATATGAAAGATGGGATGGACAGACAGGAGGCAGAAGAAAAAACGGCAAAATCAGTTGCAATTCCGGGGACAAGTGAACATGAGTTAGGGCTGGCTGTAGATATAACAGATATTGCGGAACAAAAAATAGTCAGTGGAATGGAGGAACAGCCTGTACAACAATGGCTCATGAAAAATTGCTGGAAATATGGTTTTATACTGCGCTATCCTGAGGATAAGGCAGATATAACGGGAATTGTCTATGAACCATGGCACTATCGATATGTGGGCAAGGAAGCAGCAAAATATATTTACAGTAATCAGATTACACTGGAGGAATATTGCTATCACCATTGA